In Streptomyces sp. NBC_00704, a genomic segment contains:
- a CDS encoding SpoIIE family protein phosphatase — translation MAGSEQSETRATRRPGAPATPLTDVLEAVRAGAYVVDEQGRVLAMNSRTEKLLDWSPEDLVGHDAHDLLHRDAHGQPLPRTQCSMRQAFHAGRPAQADEDHFARADGSVLPISWLITPLDFTGLENCTLVIFHPRHLEETDTAPAPAATLLPELERLALLAATTTQLTSTLDVDEALRRLVTLVVPRLADWVIIDLITERDEVWRTVVVESDGVSLTRHDELEGPMPPIPEESPMPLSRALRGVASTLAGPQTYQGAPDSGIAVEQRRLFDATGIHSAAIAPIRSTRAVLGALTLGRAAQPGNYNPADLPLIEDIARRAGLALDNARLYQRQRKVAETMQNHLLPQMPRVPGLQMTVRYLPAPDASQVGGDWYDAFRLSDGSTALAVGDVVGHDLEAAAGMAQVRNMLRAYAWALQEPPSAIVDRLDEAVMHITDVAMATLILAKIQEEDAGRWKLTWTNAGHPPPLLISHDGLAEYLTEGHGILLGTGARRPRADATALLPPGSTLVLYTDGLIEEPGHTLDEGLNRLRQHAAALAHRPLASFTDQLLRRVRPQANDDDVALLALRAPARP, via the coding sequence ATGGCAGGATCGGAGCAATCGGAGACCCGCGCGACGCGGCGTCCGGGGGCGCCTGCCACCCCGCTCACCGACGTGCTGGAGGCCGTCAGGGCCGGGGCGTACGTGGTGGACGAGCAGGGCCGCGTCCTGGCGATGAACTCGCGGACGGAAAAGCTCCTGGACTGGTCCCCCGAGGACCTCGTCGGCCATGACGCGCACGACCTGCTGCACCGCGACGCCCACGGTCAGCCCCTGCCGAGAACCCAGTGCAGCATGCGGCAGGCCTTCCACGCCGGACGGCCCGCCCAGGCCGACGAGGACCACTTCGCCCGCGCGGACGGATCCGTGCTGCCCATCTCCTGGCTGATAACCCCCCTCGACTTCACCGGCCTCGAAAACTGCACCCTCGTCATCTTCCACCCGCGCCACCTGGAAGAGACGGACACGGCGCCCGCGCCCGCGGCCACACTGCTGCCGGAGCTCGAACGCCTCGCCCTGCTCGCCGCGACCACCACCCAGCTGACCTCCACCCTGGACGTCGACGAGGCGCTGCGGCGGCTGGTGACCCTGGTCGTGCCGCGGCTCGCGGACTGGGTCATCATCGACCTCATCACCGAGCGGGACGAGGTGTGGCGCACCGTCGTGGTCGAGTCGGACGGCGTCTCCCTGACGCGTCACGACGAACTCGAGGGGCCGATGCCGCCGATCCCCGAGGAATCCCCGATGCCCCTGTCGAGGGCGCTGCGCGGGGTGGCCTCGACACTGGCCGGCCCGCAGACCTACCAGGGGGCGCCGGACTCCGGCATCGCGGTCGAGCAGCGCCGTCTGTTCGACGCCACCGGCATCCACTCCGCGGCCATCGCCCCCATCCGCAGCACCCGCGCCGTCCTCGGGGCCCTGACCCTCGGCCGCGCCGCACAGCCGGGGAACTACAACCCCGCCGACCTCCCCCTGATCGAGGACATCGCCCGCCGCGCCGGTCTGGCCCTCGACAACGCGCGGCTCTACCAGCGTCAGCGCAAGGTCGCCGAGACGATGCAGAACCATCTGCTGCCCCAGATGCCGCGCGTGCCCGGGCTGCAGATGACGGTGCGCTACCTGCCCGCGCCCGACGCCTCTCAGGTGGGGGGCGACTGGTACGACGCCTTCCGCCTGTCCGACGGATCCACCGCGCTGGCCGTCGGCGACGTCGTCGGACACGACCTGGAGGCGGCGGCCGGGATGGCCCAGGTGCGCAACATGCTGCGCGCCTACGCCTGGGCGCTTCAGGAACCGCCCAGCGCGATCGTGGACCGCCTCGACGAGGCCGTCATGCACATCACCGACGTCGCCATGGCCACCCTCATCCTCGCCAAGATCCAGGAGGAGGACGCGGGCCGGTGGAAACTGACCTGGACCAACGCCGGGCATCCGCCGCCGCTGCTGATCAGCCACGACGGCCTGGCCGAGTACCTCACCGAGGGTCACGGCATCCTGCTGGGCACCGGGGCGCGCAGGCCCCGCGCCGACGCCACCGCCCTGCTGCCGCCCGGATCCACCCTGGTCCTGTACACGGACGGCCTCATCGAGGAGCCCGGCCACACGCTCGACGAGGGTCTCAACCGGCTGCGGCAGCACGCCGCCGCCCTCGCCCACCGGCCGCTGGCGTCCTTCACCGACCAGTTGCTGCGACGGGTCCGCCCGCAGGCCAACGACGACGACGTCGCCCTCCTCGCCCTGCGGGCTCCCGCCCGTCCCTGA
- a CDS encoding restriction endonuclease, which produces MAVPVRASRSARRPRRFELRATALYFALAAVLLALVGTVARTAAAAVEHRPAWIAALVLVGVGSVAAGRRGGRRISAARLARRAAKALDEATMTAVDALDAPAPAPAPVPAAAGAPAYEGHSGAERTVALVGPAAQPCADAGEIGYEELDPYEFEEAIAELCRRDGCPDVDVVGGAGDLGADVLARTPDGRLVVIQCKRYCDTNRVGSQDMQRFGGTCFTVHGADVAVVVTTSDFTAPAVEYAEQCGIVCVDGAELLRWQEGGGPRPWDRERAAG; this is translated from the coding sequence ATGGCCGTACCCGTCCGTGCTTCGCGTTCCGCGCGCCGCCCCCGTCGGTTCGAACTGCGGGCCACAGCGCTGTACTTCGCCCTTGCCGCCGTCCTCCTGGCACTGGTGGGCACGGTCGCGCGCACCGCGGCGGCCGCCGTCGAGCACCGTCCCGCCTGGATCGCCGCCCTCGTCCTCGTCGGCGTCGGCAGCGTCGCGGCCGGCCGCCGCGGGGGGCGCCGGATATCGGCGGCGAGGCTGGCGCGCCGCGCCGCGAAGGCCCTGGACGAGGCCACGATGACGGCGGTCGACGCCCTCGACGCGCCCGCACCCGCCCCGGCCCCCGTTCCCGCGGCGGCCGGGGCGCCGGCGTACGAGGGGCATTCCGGCGCCGAGCGCACCGTCGCCCTCGTCGGACCCGCGGCGCAGCCCTGCGCCGACGCCGGGGAGATCGGCTACGAGGAACTGGACCCCTACGAGTTCGAGGAGGCGATAGCCGAGCTGTGCCGGCGCGACGGCTGCCCGGACGTGGACGTCGTGGGCGGGGCGGGCGATCTGGGCGCCGACGTCCTGGCCAGGACGCCGGACGGCCGGCTGGTCGTGATCCAGTGCAAGAGGTACTGCGACACCAACCGGGTCGGATCCCAGGACATGCAGCGGTTCGGCGGCACCTGTTTCACCGTGCACGGGGCGGACGTCGCCGTCGTGGTCACCACCAGCGACTTCACCGCCCCCGCGGTCGAGTACGCCGAGCAGTGCGGCATCGTGTGCGTGGACGGCGCGGAACTCCTGCGCTGGCAGGAGGGCGGTGGCCCGCGGCCGTGGGACCGCGAGCGCGCGGCCGGCTGA